From the Micromonospora lupini genome, one window contains:
- a CDS encoding endo-1,4-beta-xylanase produces the protein MNDVPARPKRRTRGAARLLLGGACALAITVSSMALATFARADLSGPPGTTLKAAAERSGRYFGAAMGSDRLTDSGFLTIANREFDMMTAVNEMKPDATEPNPGQFDFRRGDAIYNWATEHGMRFRGHTLAWHGQQPGFWGSLSGSALRAAMISHINGVMAHYKGKFAYWDVVNEAYAENGSRRSSNLQSTGNDWIEVAFRTARAADPSVKLCYNDYNIENWTYAKTQGVYNMIRDFKSRGVPVDCVGLQTHFTGGSSLPGNFQQTLSSFAALGVDVALTEADVTNASTSQYQGLTQACVNVPRCVGITTWGIRDSDSWRGNENPLLFDRNSNPKAAYTAVLNALNAASTTVPGTPPTTTPPTTAPPTTAPPTTAPPTTAPPTTAPPTTAPPTTAPPGACTATYRMVNSWSGGFQGEVTVANNGSATLSGWTVRLTLASGQSIANVWSGINTGTSGTVSVRNAEYNGSLGANASTTFGFLVNGSSNTAPSGLSCTSP, from the coding sequence ATGAACGACGTACCCGCTCGACCGAAACGCCGAACCCGGGGTGCCGCGAGGCTGCTTCTGGGCGGGGCCTGTGCCCTGGCGATCACCGTGTCCTCGATGGCCCTGGCGACCTTCGCCCGCGCCGATCTCAGCGGACCGCCCGGGACCACCCTGAAAGCCGCCGCCGAGCGCAGCGGCCGGTACTTCGGCGCCGCCATGGGGTCGGACCGTCTCACCGACTCGGGCTTCCTGACCATCGCGAACCGCGAGTTCGACATGATGACGGCCGTCAACGAGATGAAGCCCGACGCGACCGAGCCCAACCCTGGTCAGTTCGACTTCCGTCGCGGCGACGCGATCTACAACTGGGCCACCGAGCACGGCATGCGGTTCCGTGGTCACACCCTGGCCTGGCACGGCCAGCAGCCCGGGTTCTGGGGAAGCCTCAGCGGCAGCGCCCTACGGGCCGCGATGATCAGCCACATCAACGGCGTCATGGCCCACTACAAGGGCAAATTCGCCTACTGGGACGTGGTGAACGAGGCCTACGCCGAGAACGGCAGCCGGCGGTCGTCGAACCTGCAGTCCACCGGGAACGACTGGATCGAGGTGGCGTTCCGGACCGCGCGCGCCGCCGACCCCAGCGTGAAGCTGTGCTACAACGACTACAACATCGAGAACTGGACGTACGCCAAGACGCAGGGCGTCTACAACATGATCAGGGACTTCAAGTCCCGGGGCGTCCCGGTCGACTGCGTGGGCCTCCAGACCCACTTCACAGGTGGCAGCTCACTGCCGGGCAACTTCCAGCAGACGCTGTCCAGCTTCGCTGCCCTCGGGGTCGACGTCGCGTTGACCGAGGCGGACGTCACCAACGCCTCGACCAGCCAGTACCAGGGCCTGACCCAGGCCTGCGTGAACGTCCCCCGCTGCGTCGGCATCACGACGTGGGGCATCCGGGACAGCGACTCCTGGCGCGGTAACGAGAACCCGCTGCTCTTCGACCGCAACAGCAACCCCAAGGCGGCGTACACCGCCGTCCTCAACGCTCTCAACGCCGCCTCCACCACAGTGCCGGGCACGCCGCCGACCACGACCCCACCGACGACTGCTCCGCCGACGACTGCTCCGCCGACGACTGCTCCGCCGACGACTGCTCCGCCGACCACTGCTCCGCCGACCACTGCTCCGCCGACGACTGCTCCGCCGGGCGCCTGCACCGCGACGTACCGCATGGTCAACAGCTGGAGCGGTGGCTTCCAGGGCGAGGTCACGGTGGCCAACAACGGCTCCGCCACCCTCAGCGGCTGGACCGTACGGCTGACGCTGGCCAGCGGGCAGAGCATCGCCAACGTCTGGAGCGGCATCAACACCGGCACCAGCGGGACGGTAAGCGTCCGTAACGCCGAATACAACGGGTCTCTCGGCGCGAACGCCTCGACCACCTTCGGCTTCCTGGTCAACGGCAGCAGCAACACGGCGCCCAGCGGCCTCTCCTGCACCAGCCCCTGA